Below is a window of Calditrichota bacterium DNA.
TTTCTTTACTCTCTAACATTGCTATTTAAGTGCTTAATTATAAAAAACAAGGGCTACCGAGGCAGCCCTTGTCGAAATACTCAAAACAGCCAAACACTACTTCAACAGCACGGCCTTCTGTACCGCATGGAAATCAGGAGTCTCGAGCTTCACAAAATATGTTCCGCTGGACAAACCATTTCCGTTGAATTGCATTTGATGCGAACCAGCAGAGAGCTTTCCGTCATACAACGTGTTTGCTACTCTTCCGAGCACGTCATAAACAACGAGCTTGCCCGTCACTTCATGAGGCAAATCAAACACTATGTTCGCCGTGTTGTTGAACGGGTTGGGGTAAAGGGGAAAGAGAGAAAAAGTGTTTGGAAGTGTGTTTCGTTGATCGGGAGCGGACGTCGCAATGGAGATATCAAGAATCAACACTTGGGCCTCTTCCGCAAGACAAACATGGCGGCCATCTACGTCGACTCCCCATGCATTGTCGTCTGTGTAGTAGTAGCCGACTTCAACGGGCAGAGTTGGATCATCTACTCTGATTACACGCAGGCCGGTGCCATAGTCGGCGAGGAATACGTAGTTTCCGGAAACTGCCACGTCTTCAGTCTGGCCGTCTGTGTGAAATGATCCCACGATTTCCATGGAACTGGGATCGGAAATATCGACGATCTGCATGCCGCTCGCGTAGTCCGCTACATACGCGTAGTTTCCTTGCACCGCAACGTCCCTCCCGAAACCCGGAGTTTCCAGCGACGAAATCAATTCCGGTGCCGAGGGAGTCGAAATGTCGATGGCAATCAAGCCTGTCGCGCCATCAGCGACATATGCAATGTCACCGGACACGGCAAGGCCTTTCGAGTATGCAGGCGTAAGATACGTGCCTACTTCAGTCGGCTCCGCGGGATTTGAAACATCGATCACTCGAAGGCCGTCCCATCCGTCCGCAATATAACAGTAATCTCCGACCACCGCAACGCTGTGCGTGGCGCCGGGAGTATCGTAACTGCCAAGTTCCGCGGGTTCAGCAGGATTGCTCACGTCGATGATTCTTAGTCCTCCCGCGTCATCCGCTTCGTAAACCAAGTTTCCACTCAGAATCACATCGCGCGCATGTCCGCCCGTATCAGAGTTGCCGAGAACTACCGGATTGGAGGGATCGGACAAATCCAGAATAAAAAGCCCATCACCGCCGCCGCCAACGTAAGCCATCGTGCCGTTCATGTCCACCGAAGTCGTAACCCCGACATTTGTAACTCGACCTAAAAGGGAAACATTAAGGCTGTCTTGGCCCAGTACGATAACCGGAATGAACAAAAGTAAGCAAAGTAGTTTAGTCATAACTAATCCTTCAGAATAAAACAAAATTTTCACAAGATAGCTCATTTCACCGGTTTGGTCAATATTTGCGCAGCATAAATTCAAATTGGTTCATTGAGCCAAGAAAAAGAGCGGCCATCAAGCGGCCGCTCCGATTCAGATTTTCCTCCCGGTCTTCCGGGGGGACAAAGGGGGACAAACTTCTTGTCGCGGCGGCAGGTGTCTTCACCTGCCCCGCTATCGAGAATTCACTTCAGCAGCACCGCCTTTTGCACCGAGTTGTAGTCCGGCGTTTCGAGTTTGACGAAGTAAATGCCGCTCGAGAGATTGTTCCCGTCGAACGCCATCTGATACGTTCCGGCCGAAAGTCTTCCGTCGAACAAAGTGTTTGCTACTCTTCCGAGCACGTCATAAACAACGAGCTTGCCCGTCACTTCATGCGGCAAATCAAACACGATGTTCGCCGTGTTGTTGAACGGATTGGGGTAGATGGGGTGGAGGGAGAAGGTAAGAACAAGCGGTTCGAACCCCATGATTGGCAGAAAATGTGAAACGTCGAGTATCGTAAAATTGGCGAAGTCCGTATCGCCCCAGATCGATGCAATCACATAGTTGCCATACACAGTAACTCCAATCGGCCAGCCGACCGTATTGCCGACGTAATAGCCAACTTCGACGGGATTCGACGGATCAAACAACTCCACGACTCGCACACCTTGTCCGCCAATGAAGGCATAGCCATCTTTGAAATCAACACTGACGTTCATTCCCGGCAGTGCAAGAAATGATACTTCTGTCGGATGCTCACCATCTGATATGCCCACGATGCGAAGGCCGCCGCCGTCGGCAAGATAGGCCATATCCTCTTCAACATGAATGTCGCGCGTTTGTCCGGGAGTATCAAAAGATCCGATTTCTTCCGGCTCTGCAGGATTGCTCACGTCAATGATTCGCATGCCGCCCTCAGTATCCGAGACGTAGGCGATGTTGTTTTCTACAACAACATCCCACGCGCTGCCCGGCGTATCAAAACTGCTGACAAACTCCGGCGATGATGGATTTGAAATGTCGATAATCCAAAGTCCACTGTCTTGAAACGCCACGTATGCATAATCTCCCGAGACATCCAAACCGCTTGCATAAATGAACTGAGCATCGCCGTCTGGTCCGTGAAACGTGGACAGCAAAGTTGGCGACTCCGGATTGTGTACTTCATATATGACAAGTCCGCGAAACCACGTTGCCAAGTAGGCTATGCCGTCCCGGACAACCAATTCCATCGAGCCGCTGCTGCTGTCAAACCGCGCGTTGCTAAGAATCGGCGAGCTCGGATCATGAATCGTAAAAAGCTCGATACCGCAATCTTGGGCACAAACGAAGGCATAGTTGTCGAGAACCGTCACATTCTCCGGCGAGCAGACTGTTCCGTTCCATCCCACCCTTGTAATATTGATACTATCCTGTGCAAACGTGAAGAGTGGCAAACAAAGCAAGGCAATCCAAAGCGTGGGCATGGCCGATTCCTCCGTTCAGTTTGTCCGAGACCTACCGTCAATATACCTCCGAAATCCCCGAAAGTCAACCTATCCATACTTCTTCAGGAAACCCCCACCATGTTCTCCTTCCTCCGCAAAAAAAGTCAAAACCTGCCTGCGCGAATTTCCACGATGCGCACGACAAATCAACAACCCGTGGTCATTCCCAGCGAGCGACCCGATCCGCCGCGCAACGTGACGGGAAATCTCTTTTCCGCGACGCTCGACGGCAACGAATTCGTTTGGACCGGAACCAACCGGAGTGAGTTCTACCGCTACCTGCGCGATCACGTGCCGATTATTTCGTCCGCCGTGTGGGCGTGGGTGCATCTGTGCGCGACGCCGCAAAGCTATGCGCTGTCCGGAAGCGAAACAGAAAAACGCAGCGCCGAAAAAATTCTCGATGCACTGGAC
It encodes the following:
- a CDS encoding T9SS type A sorting domain-containing protein, with the translated sequence MTKLLCLLLFIPVIVLGQDSLNVSLLGRVTNVGVTTSVDMNGTMAYVGGGGDGLFILDLSDPSNPVVLGNSDTGGHARDVILSGNLVYEADDAGGLRIIDVSNPAEPAELGSYDTPGATHSVAVVGDYCYIADGWDGLRVIDVSNPAEPTEVGTYLTPAYSKGLAVSGDIAYVADGATGLIAIDISTPSAPELISSLETPGFGRDVAVQGNYAYVADYASGMQIVDISDPSSMEIVGSFHTDGQTEDVAVSGNYVFLADYGTGLRVIRVDDPTLPVEVGYYYTDDNAWGVDVDGRHVCLAEEAQVLILDISIATSAPDQRNTLPNTFSLFPLYPNPFNNTANIVFDLPHEVTGKLVVYDVLGRVANTLYDGKLSAGSHQMQFNGNGLSSGTYFVKLETPDFHAVQKAVLLK
- a CDS encoding T9SS type A sorting domain-containing protein, producing MPTLWIALLCLPLFTFAQDSINITRVGWNGTVCSPENVTVLDNYAFVCAQDCGIELFTIHDPSSPILSNARFDSSSGSMELVVRDGIAYLATWFRGLVIYEVHNPESPTLLSTFHGPDGDAQFIYASGLDVSGDYAYVAFQDSGLWIIDISNPSSPEFVSSFDTPGSAWDVVVENNIAYVSDTEGGMRIIDVSNPAEPEEIGSFDTPGQTRDIHVEEDMAYLADGGGLRIVGISDGEHPTEVSFLALPGMNVSVDFKDGYAFIGGQGVRVVELFDPSNPVEVGYYVGNTVGWPIGVTVYGNYVIASIWGDTDFANFTILDVSHFLPIMGFEPLVLTFSLHPIYPNPFNNTANIVFDLPHEVTGKLVVYDVLGRVANTLFDGRLSAGTYQMAFDGNNLSSGIYFVKLETPDYNSVQKAVLLK